From a region of the Micropterus dolomieu isolate WLL.071019.BEF.003 ecotype Adirondacks linkage group LG21, ASM2129224v1, whole genome shotgun sequence genome:
- the vps33a gene encoding vacuolar protein sorting-associated protein 33A, producing MAAHLSYGRVNLNILREAARKELREFLDKCAGSKAIVWDEYLTGPFGLIAQYSLLKEHEVEKMFTLKSGRLPPADVKNIIFFVRPRLELMDIIAENVFSEDKMHSSRDFHILFVPRRSMLCEQRLKEQGVLGSFINIDEYILDLIPYDGDLLSMEYESAFRECYLENDQTSLYHTAKGLMTLQALYGTIPQIYGKGECARHVANMMLRMKREFAGSQNQILPVFDTLLLLDRNVDLLTPLATQLTYEGLIDEIYGISNGYVKLPPEKFAQKKQGEASKDLPTEPKKLQLNSAEELYAEIRDKNFNAVGAALSKKAKIISAAFEERHNAKTVGEIKQFVSQLPHMQAARSSLANHTSVAELIKDITTSESFFDNLTVEQEFMTGVDTDKVNTYIEDCISQKDPLIKILRLVCMQSVCNNGLKQKVFDYYKREILQTYGYEHILTLNNLEKTGLLKPQTSSRNNYPTIRKTLKLWMEDANEQNPNDISYVYSGYAPLSIRLTQVLARPGWRSIEEVLKMLPGPHFEERQQLPAGLHKKRQQGENRTTLVFFLGGVSYAEIAALRFLSQMEDSGMEYIIATTKLINGTTWIKSLMDRPESQTP from the exons ATGGCGGCCCACCTGTCGTACGGTAGAgtcaatttaaacattttaagagAAGCAGCACGAAAAGAGCTTCGAGAGTTTTTGGACAAGTGTGCGGGGAGCAAG GCCATAGTTTGGGATGAATATCTGACTGGACCTTTCGGACTGATAGCTCAGTACTCTCTACTGAAG GAACATGAAGTGGAAAAGATGTTCACCCTTAAGAGTGGCAGGCTTCCCCCAGCTGACGTCAAAAATATCATCTTCTTTGTTCGTCCCCGACTGGAGCTCATGGACATCATTGCTGAGAATGTATTCAG TGAGGACAAGATGCATTCGTCACGAGACttccacattttgtttgtgCCTCGGCGGAGCATGCTGTGTGAACAGCGGCTGAAGGAGCAGGGCGTGTTGGGCTCTTTCATCAACATTGACGAGTATATCCTAGACCTGATTCCCTATGATGGTGACCTGCTGTCCATGGAGTATGAAAGCGCTTTCAGG GAGTGCTACTTAGAAAATGACCAAACAAGCCTTTACCACACAGCCAAAGGCCTCATGACCTTACAGGCATTGTATGGCACCATTCCACAGATCTATGGGAAAGGAGAATGTGCACGT CATGTTGCCAACATGATGCTGAGGATGAAGAGGGAGTTTGCCGGCAGTCAGAATCAGATCCTGCCCGTGTTCGATACTCTGCTTCTTCTGGACCGTAATGTTGATCTGCTCACCCCTCTGGCCACACAGCTCACCTACGAGGGTCTCATTGATGAGATCTACGGAATCAGTAACG GTTATGTCAAATTGCCTCCTGAGAAGTTTGCACAGAAGAAGCAAGGTGAGGCGAGTAAAGATTTACCCACAGAGCCCAAGAAGTTACAACTCAACTCAGCAGAGGAACTGTATGCAGAAATACGGGACAAAAATTTCAACGCTGTTGGAGCAGCGCTCAGCAAGAAGGCCAAAATAATCTCAGCTGCCTTTGAG GAACGCCATAATGCCAAAACAGTGGGAGAAATAAAGCAGTTTGTGTCTCAGCTGCCTCACATGCAGGCAGCACGAAGCTCGCTGGCTAACCACACTTCTGTAGCAGAGCTGATCAAGGACATCACCA CATCGGAGTCCTTCTTTGACAATCTAACAGTGGAGCAGGAGTTTATGACTGGAGTCGACACAGACAAG GTGAACACATATATAGAAGACTGCATTTCCCAAAAGGATCCTCTAATAAAGATTCTGCGTCTGGTGTGTATGCAGTCAGTCTGCAACAATGGCCTCAAGCAGAAGGTGTTTGACTATTACAAGAGGGAGATTCTCCAG ACCTATGGATATGAACATATACTAACATTGAACAACCTGGAGAAGACAGGTCTTTTGAAGCCACAGACAAGCTCAAGGAATAACTACCCCACTATTAGAAAAACCCTTAAACTGTGGATGGAGGACGCCAATGAACAG AACCCCAACGACATCTCCTACGTGTACAGTGGCTACGCTCCACTAAGCATCCGACTGACCCAGGTCTTGGCCAGGCCCGGGTGGCGTAGCATCGAAGAGGTGTTGAAGATGCTTCCAGGCCCACACTTTGAGGAGAGACAACAGCTGCCAGCCGGGCTTCATAAGAAAC GCCAGCAAGGGGAGAATCGGACAACGCTGGTCTTCTTCCTCGGAGGAGTGTCATATGCAGAAATAGCTGCTCTTCGTTTCCTCTCTCAAATGGAAGACAGCGGGATGGAGTATATTATAGCCACCACGAAACTCATAAATGGCACAACGTGGATCAAATCCCTGATGGACCGGCCTGAATCCCAGACCCCCTGA